In one window of Hirundo rustica isolate bHirRus1 unplaced genomic scaffold, bHirRus1.pri.v3 unplaced_BUSCO_420085at7742, whole genome shotgun sequence DNA:
- the LOC120748358 gene encoding homer protein homolog 3-like, which yields MSPHTWCHTHSVTTGLQQQHRIWKTQNPKFFVPAPIGATEEPPRSHRGATEEPPRRAVPPGGAAGAGNKVGRGKAAKRERDGAAGAGRERIDPATKRNWIPASKHALTVSYFYDATRNVYRIISVGGTKAIINSTITPNMTFTKTSQKFGQWADSRANTVYGLGFGSEQHLSQFAEKFQEVKEAARLAREKSQDKTELTNPALSITSHQVLPSPIISSNGPGEDKLFRSQSADVEITTEKERLKKMLSEG from the exons atgTCACCTCACACctggtgtcacacacacagtgtCACTACAGGattacagcagcagcacaggatttggaaaacacaaaacccaaaatttttTGTGCCGGCGCCCATCGGTGCCACCGAGGAGCCACCGAGGAGCCACCGAGGTGCCACCGAGGAGCCACCGCGCCGCGCTGTCCCGCCAGGTGGTGCTGCCGGCGCCGGGAATAAAGTCGGGAGAGGAAAAGCGGCCAAACGTGAGCGGGATGGGGCGGCTGGAGCGGGGAGAGAGCGC ATCGACCCTGCCACCAAGAGGAACTGGATCCCGGCCAGCAAACACGCCCTGACCGTCTCCTACTTCTACGATGCCACCCGCAACGTCTACAGGATCATCAGCGTGGGGGGCACCAAG gcCATCATCAACAGCACCATCACCCCCAACATGACCTTCACCAAGACGTCCCAGAAGTTCGGGCAGTGGGCCGACAGCAGAGCCAACACCGTCTACGGGCTGGGCTTCGGCTCGGAGCAGCACCTGTCCCAG tTTGCAGAGAAATTCCAGGAGGTGAAGGAAGCGGCTCGTTTGGCCAGGGAGAAGTCCCAGGATAAAACAGAGCTGACCAACCCTGCCCTGAGCATCACATCCCACCAG GTGCTCCCCAGCCCCATCATCAGCTCCAATGGTCCGGGAGAGGATAAACTGTTCCGGAGCCAGAGCGCTGACGTGGAGATCACCACGGAGAAGGAGAGGCTGAAGAAGATGCTCTCGGAGGGGTGA
- the LOC120748356 gene encoding neurocan core protein-like produces MLHATGDAARRLLLGLSLLPIALLGSQDEGEGDPHHAGAAPGGERGAGRARITLPCLFLLRPSAPPEPPRVKWSKVRSAGGQREDSPILVAKDDAVKVARAYEGRAWLPAYGRDRSNATLQLRAARAGDAGLYRCHVVAGIEDEQELLPLEVTGERARPGETERGGRDGHTGGGVCSVRAELPTCELCAPHM; encoded by the exons ATGCTCCATGCGACGGGCGATGCCGCCCGCCGGCTCCTGCTCGGGCTCTCGCTCCTCCCCATCGCCCTCCTGG GCTCCCAGGACGAGGGAGAAGGCGATCCACATCACGCGGGTGCAGCACCGGGCGGTGAGCGTGGGGCTGGGCGAGCCCGTAtcaccctgccctgcctcttcctgctgcgCCCCTCCGCgcccccggagccgccgcgcGTCAAATGGAGCAAGGTGCGCTCGGCCGGCGGCCAGAGGGAGGACTCGCCCATCCTGGTGGCCAAGGACGACGCGGTGAAGGTGGCCAGAGCCTACGAGGGCCGGGCGTGGCTGCCGGCGTACGGCCGTGACCGCTCCAACGCCACGCTGCAGCTGCGGGCGGCCCGGGCCGGCGACGCGGGGCTCTACCGCTGCCACGTGGTGGCCGGGATCGAGGacgagcaggagctgctgccgctGGAGGTGACGGGTGAGCGGGCACGGCCCGGGGAGACGGAGCGGGGCGGGAGAGATGGGCACACAGGAGGAGGCGTGTGCAGCGTGAGGGCTGAGCTCCCCACGTGTGAGCTGTGTGCACCCCACATGTGA